The Hymenobacter baengnokdamensis genome includes a region encoding these proteins:
- a CDS encoding KpsF/GutQ family sugar-phosphate isomerase: protein MQPTSTPPAATTAPVDVLAVARQVLLTEADALRDVAQAVGATPDFAACVAALLALRGRVVVTGVGKSAHIAGKLVATLNGTGTPALFMHAADAIHGDLGMIQGEDFVIAISKSGDTPEIKVLVPLLRRKGVPLAALVSNADSYLARQADFVLHAPVRREACPHDLAPTTSTTAALALGDALAVCLLESRQFSAQDFARLHPGGTLGKKLYLTVGDLSRQNQRPQVGLAASLREVLLEISGKRLGATAVLDDAGRLAGIITDGDLRRMLGRGHLAELETVAARDILTPHPATIEITEFAAEALARMQARNITQLIVTENGQFAGFIHLHDLLREGLV from the coding sequence GTGCAACCGACTTCCACTCCTCCTGCCGCTACGACGGCCCCCGTTGATGTGCTGGCCGTGGCCCGTCAGGTGCTGCTTACCGAAGCCGATGCCCTGCGCGACGTTGCGCAGGCCGTGGGCGCTACGCCCGATTTTGCTGCCTGCGTGGCGGCGCTACTGGCTCTTCGGGGCCGCGTGGTCGTAACGGGCGTGGGCAAAAGCGCTCACATTGCCGGCAAGCTGGTGGCTACGCTCAACGGGACGGGCACGCCCGCCTTGTTTATGCACGCTGCCGATGCCATTCATGGTGACCTGGGCATGATTCAGGGCGAAGATTTTGTTATTGCCATCAGCAAAAGCGGCGACACGCCCGAAATAAAGGTGCTGGTGCCGCTGCTGCGCCGCAAAGGCGTGCCCCTGGCCGCGCTGGTAAGCAATGCCGACTCGTACTTAGCCAGGCAGGCCGATTTTGTGCTGCACGCGCCGGTGCGCCGCGAGGCCTGCCCCCACGACCTGGCCCCTACTACCAGCACCACGGCCGCCCTGGCCCTGGGTGATGCTCTGGCCGTGTGCCTGCTCGAAAGCCGGCAGTTTTCGGCCCAGGACTTTGCCCGCCTCCACCCCGGCGGCACGCTGGGCAAAAAGCTGTATCTGACGGTGGGCGACCTCAGCCGGCAGAACCAGCGCCCGCAGGTGGGCCTGGCCGCGTCGCTGCGCGAAGTGCTGCTCGAAATTTCGGGCAAGCGCCTGGGTGCCACCGCTGTGCTCGACGATGCCGGCCGCTTGGCCGGCATCATTACCGACGGCGACCTGCGCCGCATGCTGGGCCGCGGCCACCTGGCTGAGCTGGAAACCGTTGCCGCCCGCGATATTCTGACGCCTCACCCGGCCACCATCGAGATTACGGAGTTTGCCGCCGAGGCGCTAGCCCGCATGCAGGCCCGCAATATCACGCAGCTGATAGTAACGGAAAACGGACAGTTTGCCGGGTTCATTCACTTGCACGACCTACTGCGAGAAGGTTTAGTGTAA
- the recQ gene encoding DNA helicase RecQ, which yields MSLTAVEEPVIATAELKTKLKEVFGFGQFRGTQEAVIQNILAGNNTFVIMPTGAGKSLCYQLPALVLPGTAIVISPLIALMKNQVDQLSAFGVNAQVYNSTLTKTEMNRVRKDVISGEVRLLYVAPESLTKEDTIAFLQKASISFVAIDEAHCISEWGHDFRPEYRKIRGIIDNLGGRIPLIALTATATPKVQLDIQKNLHMDDASVFKTSFNRTNLYYEVRAKRNTKKQLIQYVQSHKGKAGIIYCLSRKKVEEVAELLRVNDVRALPYHAGLDPHTRMNNQDAFLNEDCDVIVATIAFGMGIDKPDVRFVIHYDAPKSIEGYYQETGRGGRDGLEGNCLMFYSYDDILKLEKFSKDKPVTERDNARQLLLEMTNYSESAVCRRRQLLHYFGEHLDKDCGFCDNCRHPKEKFDGTRHVGLALRAVVQTEARFGLDHVAQVLLGLNNPHIESYGHSGLPVYGQGKELSGDMQHWQSVLRQCLLNGLLEKDIDSIGLVRITEKGIDFIENPQPFTLTKDHDFEAEKQEEEDEEKVQQAAGHDEALFTLLKELRKQVAKQKNLPPYVLFQDPSLKEMATTYPQSLHELTHISGVGQGKAQKFGAPFVAAIKKYVEDNDIETAADVIIKSTVNRSKLKIYIIQQIDKKMDLAGIARSQGISMADLVEEIEHICYSGTRLNLDYYIQDVVDEDKQDEIFDYFMSASSDNIALAMNELGPDDFTEEEVRLMRIKFLSEVAN from the coding sequence ATGTCACTGACCGCCGTTGAAGAACCAGTTATTGCGACTGCTGAATTAAAAACCAAGCTTAAGGAGGTATTTGGCTTTGGCCAGTTCAGGGGAACGCAAGAGGCTGTTATTCAGAACATATTAGCTGGCAACAATACGTTCGTCATCATGCCCACCGGGGCGGGCAAGAGCCTGTGCTACCAGCTGCCGGCGCTGGTGCTGCCGGGAACGGCCATTGTTATCTCGCCGCTTATTGCCCTGATGAAAAATCAGGTTGACCAGCTCTCAGCCTTTGGGGTAAACGCGCAGGTGTACAATTCTACGCTGACCAAGACGGAGATGAACCGCGTCAGAAAAGACGTGATTTCGGGCGAAGTACGGCTGCTGTACGTGGCGCCCGAGAGCCTGACCAAAGAAGACACTATTGCCTTTCTGCAAAAAGCCAGTATCTCCTTTGTGGCTATCGATGAGGCGCACTGCATCTCGGAGTGGGGCCACGACTTTCGGCCCGAGTACCGCAAGATTCGGGGCATTATCGACAACCTGGGCGGGCGCATTCCGCTGATTGCCCTCACGGCCACGGCCACGCCCAAGGTGCAGCTCGATATCCAGAAAAACCTGCACATGGACGACGCGAGCGTGTTTAAAACGTCGTTTAACCGCACCAACCTCTACTATGAGGTACGTGCCAAGCGCAACACCAAGAAGCAGCTGATTCAGTACGTGCAGTCGCACAAAGGCAAGGCCGGCATTATTTACTGCCTGAGTCGCAAGAAGGTAGAAGAGGTGGCCGAGCTGCTGCGCGTCAACGACGTGCGGGCCCTGCCCTACCACGCCGGCCTCGACCCGCATACCCGCATGAACAATCAGGATGCCTTCCTGAATGAGGACTGCGACGTGATTGTGGCAACTATTGCCTTCGGCATGGGCATCGACAAGCCCGACGTGCGCTTCGTTATTCACTACGACGCGCCGAAAAGCATTGAGGGCTACTACCAGGAAACCGGCCGCGGCGGCCGCGATGGCCTGGAGGGAAACTGCCTGATGTTTTACAGCTACGATGACATTCTGAAGCTCGAAAAATTCAGCAAGGACAAGCCCGTAACCGAGCGCGACAACGCCCGACAGCTGCTGCTGGAAATGACGAACTACTCGGAAAGCGCCGTGTGCCGCCGCCGTCAGCTGCTGCATTATTTTGGCGAGCACCTCGACAAGGATTGCGGCTTTTGCGACAACTGCCGCCATCCGAAAGAGAAGTTTGACGGCACCCGGCACGTAGGCCTGGCGCTGCGGGCCGTGGTCCAAACCGAAGCGCGCTTTGGCCTGGACCACGTGGCGCAGGTGTTGCTGGGGCTCAACAACCCGCACATCGAAAGCTACGGCCACAGCGGCCTGCCGGTGTATGGCCAGGGCAAGGAGCTGAGCGGCGATATGCAGCACTGGCAATCGGTGTTGCGCCAGTGCCTGCTCAACGGCCTGCTGGAAAAGGACATCGACTCTATCGGCCTGGTTCGCATCACCGAAAAAGGCATTGATTTTATTGAGAATCCGCAGCCGTTCACGCTGACCAAAGACCACGATTTTGAGGCTGAGAAGCAGGAAGAGGAAGATGAGGAGAAGGTGCAGCAGGCGGCCGGCCACGACGAGGCGCTGTTTACCCTGCTGAAGGAGCTGCGCAAGCAAGTAGCCAAGCAGAAAAACCTGCCGCCCTACGTGCTCTTTCAGGACCCCAGCCTGAAGGAAATGGCTACTACCTACCCGCAAAGCCTGCACGAGCTAACCCATATTTCGGGCGTAGGCCAGGGCAAAGCGCAGAAGTTTGGCGCGCCCTTCGTGGCAGCCATCAAGAAGTATGTGGAAGACAACGACATCGAAACGGCGGCCGATGTCATTATTAAGTCCACCGTCAACCGCTCAAAGCTGAAAATATATATTATTCAGCAGATAGATAAAAAGATGGATTTGGCGGGTATTGCCCGCAGCCAGGGCATTTCGATGGCCGACCTGGTAGAAGAAATTGAGCATATCTGCTACTCGGGCACCCGCCTCAACCTGGACTATTACATTCAGGATGTGGTAGACGAGGATAAGCAGGACGAGATTTTCGACTACTTTATGTCGGCCAGCTCCGACAACATTGCCCTGGCAATGAACGAGTTGGGCCCGGACGACTTTACCGAGGAAGAGGTAAGGCTGATGCGCATTAAGTTTCTAAGCGAAGTGGCTAACTAG
- a CDS encoding GxxExxY protein — protein MLLDTRFHDLTRRVIGCAMRVHSELGSGFPELIYQRGLAVELKQEGVSFQGEIQLPVFYKDTAIGARRADFLIEGQVLVELKAVSELSDAHYAQTINYLKAYRLEVALLINFGEASLRFRRLLHNPTRQPRV, from the coding sequence ATGCTACTTGATACCCGTTTCCACGACCTTACCAGAAGAGTTATCGGCTGTGCGATGCGGGTACATAGTGAGCTTGGCAGCGGCTTTCCTGAGTTGATTTATCAACGCGGGCTAGCGGTGGAGCTAAAGCAGGAAGGGGTTAGTTTTCAAGGAGAGATTCAGTTACCCGTTTTTTATAAAGATACCGCTATCGGTGCCCGGCGCGCCGATTTTCTAATTGAGGGCCAGGTACTGGTTGAATTAAAAGCCGTGAGCGAATTGTCTGATGCACACTATGCACAAACCATAAACTACCTGAAAGCTTATCGGTTGGAAGTAGCTCTCCTCATAAATTTTGGTGAAGCCAGCCTTAGATTCCGACGTCTGCTCCATAATCCTACCCGCCAGCCCAGGGTATAA
- a CDS encoding BrxA/BrxB family bacilliredoxin: protein MAVYPEYMVAPIRQDLVEAGFEQLMSPQEVDAALAEKEGTVLVAVNSVCGCAAAKARPALKLALASADKKPGKLVTVFAGMETDAVAKMREHLLPYPPSSPCIGLFKDGELVHMIERYHIEGSDLMRIVNNLQGAFEEYC from the coding sequence ATGGCTGTTTACCCCGAATACATGGTCGCCCCCATCCGTCAGGACCTGGTAGAGGCAGGCTTTGAGCAACTGATGTCGCCCCAGGAAGTCGATGCGGCGCTGGCTGAAAAAGAGGGTACCGTGCTGGTAGCCGTTAATTCGGTATGCGGCTGCGCTGCCGCAAAGGCGCGCCCCGCCCTGAAGCTGGCCCTGGCCAGCGCCGACAAAAAGCCCGGCAAGCTGGTCACCGTTTTTGCCGGCATGGAAACCGACGCCGTAGCCAAAATGCGCGAGCACCTGCTGCCTTACCCGCCCTCGTCGCCTTGCATCGGTCTTTTCAAAGACGGCGAGCTGGTGCACATGATTGAGCGCTACCACATTGAAGGCTCTGACCTCATGCGCATTGTGAATAACCTGCAAGGCGCTTTTGAGGAGTATTGCTAG
- a CDS encoding PKD domain-containing protein produces MPRAVICALAVCAGFSYSAQAQKPVPLPGSLRQAATQPQVAALAITAQRTDAGSRLSGDLQRLYQVGLANRSLAASAASQTFPQLRFGKSGTSVLVRIMAQNVTALLPSLLSKGFVTLASFPNLHFVEGLLPVSQLAPGSQGIAALSAQGLLGVIPSYRPLLRVGATTSQGDVTMEAARTRALQPRNLDGKGVRVGVISDSFNSLNGAATDIATGDLPATGVQVLLDDGTTDEGRAMCQIVHDLAPGSPLAFSTANVSEGDFANQIIRLADPALGNCQVIVDDVGYFNEPFFQDGVIAQAITQVVSQRSVSYFSSAGNNANNSYENTAPVFINDAKGVGKLNFSTTSTPDTTQRFVVMNGNDLQLPLQWSDPFYTANGVKTDLDVFLISAKGVVVASSTDNNIQLEYPAEYIGFHNDTTQTHTTAFDLVIRRRAGTANPTRIKYVNELNGLSPTVVGPTEWQTNSGTIVGHTAAAAAISVAAVRYDNPRAPESFTSKGTPTFLFAPDGTPLITPEVRQKPNLAAIDGVNTSSFGTSANDYEGDGFPNFFGTSAAAPHAAAVAALLRQSEPTLTPAQVYTRMASTARLIGATTTDPLTGPGLVDAFTAIYGPVAATTPPAVEDMEKGALPTSWTVNSTRAGRVQVITTLNPASGVHHLLLDSYPGISNRALNEAVWYFNGVTASNALLTFRERKLAAETDELMPTQFTGSSSSDGVALSVDGGTTWYRVFDLTGTNATTTYQTKSVNLTQLATTLGVTLGNDVRLKFQQYGAGAATGSNTTSQAGRVFDDIAVTGLSPAPVALYHSSQPTIGCPGLTVQYADSSLFKPTTYAWTFAGGTPAASTLPNPAVVYNTPGHYPVVLSVMNANGTTARTDTGYVFIYGRAPQATVTTTNASICAGGSVTFSSTAAYCPGTYSWSFPGGTPATSTAASPGTVTYATAGNYTATLTVSNAYGSTTTTILVAVGGRLLPLAETFDNTPNTQTLPPGWSIVNPDHGVTWTLADNIIGRNNQPTRALRAPFWFDSNVGEHDAVYSPALSLTGASPNLLFDVAYGKVSNQQLDSLSVQIADACSGAILGKPYAKGAAGTLPTTSPKDQTIFLPASGAEWRQERVDLTPYAGKSVVIRFVGRNGYGQYLYLDNVLVGNNLLSLTSAASVVGLEAWPNPTPQGGTLTVRLPAFTGSVGLRLVDDLGRVVWQEQVQQSGAVLERTLRPGLAPGLYNLLYTPAGGTPAARRLVFE; encoded by the coding sequence ATGCCACGGGCAGTTATCTGCGCGCTGGCTGTTTGCGCTGGCTTTAGCTACTCTGCTCAAGCCCAGAAGCCCGTCCCGCTGCCCGGCTCGCTGCGTCAGGCAGCGACGCAGCCGCAGGTAGCGGCGCTGGCTATCACCGCCCAGCGCACCGACGCTGGCTCGCGCCTGAGCGGCGATTTGCAGCGCCTCTATCAAGTCGGACTGGCCAATCGCAGTCTGGCCGCCAGCGCGGCAAGCCAGACCTTTCCGCAGCTGCGCTTTGGAAAGAGCGGCACCTCGGTACTGGTGCGCATCATGGCCCAGAATGTAACGGCGCTGCTGCCAAGCCTGCTCAGCAAGGGGTTTGTAACGCTAGCCTCTTTTCCCAATCTGCACTTTGTGGAAGGCCTGCTGCCCGTGAGCCAGCTGGCACCCGGCAGCCAGGGCATCGCGGCGCTTTCGGCCCAGGGGCTGCTGGGTGTAATTCCCAGCTACCGACCCCTGCTGCGCGTAGGGGCCACTACCAGCCAGGGTGATGTTACGATGGAAGCAGCCCGCACCCGTGCGCTGCAGCCGCGCAACCTCGACGGCAAGGGCGTGCGGGTAGGAGTTATCAGCGACTCGTTTAATTCGCTCAACGGGGCCGCTACTGACATTGCCACCGGCGACCTGCCCGCCACCGGCGTGCAGGTGCTGCTCGACGACGGCACCACCGACGAAGGCCGCGCCATGTGCCAGATTGTGCACGACCTGGCCCCCGGCTCGCCGCTGGCGTTCAGTACGGCTAATGTGAGTGAAGGAGACTTTGCCAACCAGATTATCCGGCTGGCCGACCCGGCCCTGGGCAACTGCCAGGTGATAGTAGATGATGTAGGCTACTTCAACGAGCCGTTTTTTCAGGATGGCGTTATCGCGCAGGCTATTACGCAGGTAGTAAGTCAGCGGAGCGTCAGCTACTTCTCGTCGGCGGGCAACAATGCCAACAACAGCTATGAGAATACGGCCCCTGTTTTCATCAACGATGCCAAAGGAGTAGGCAAGCTGAATTTCTCCACTACCAGCACTCCCGATACCACCCAGCGCTTCGTAGTGATGAACGGCAACGACCTGCAGCTGCCGCTGCAATGGTCGGACCCGTTTTATACCGCTAACGGCGTTAAAACCGACCTGGATGTTTTCCTGATTTCGGCTAAAGGCGTTGTAGTGGCCAGCTCGACCGACAACAATATCCAGCTGGAATACCCGGCCGAATATATTGGTTTTCATAACGACACCACCCAAACTCATACCACGGCGTTTGACCTCGTAATTCGTCGTCGGGCAGGCACGGCCAATCCGACGCGCATCAAATATGTAAACGAGCTGAACGGCCTCTCCCCCACCGTGGTAGGCCCCACCGAATGGCAAACCAACAGCGGCACCATTGTCGGGCACACGGCGGCGGCGGCGGCCATATCGGTAGCGGCCGTGCGCTACGACAACCCCCGCGCACCCGAAAGCTTTACGTCGAAAGGAACACCAACCTTCCTGTTTGCGCCCGACGGCACGCCCCTTATTACCCCCGAAGTGCGCCAAAAGCCCAACCTGGCGGCTATTGATGGCGTCAACACCTCCTCGTTTGGGACCAGTGCCAACGACTACGAAGGCGATGGCTTCCCCAATTTTTTCGGCACTTCGGCGGCAGCCCCGCACGCGGCCGCCGTGGCCGCGCTGCTGCGGCAGTCGGAGCCCACGCTAACGCCGGCCCAGGTGTACACCCGGATGGCCTCAACGGCCCGCCTGATTGGCGCCACGACCACCGACCCGCTCACGGGGCCAGGCCTGGTTGATGCCTTTACGGCGATTTATGGGCCCGTTGCGGCTACTACGCCGCCGGCGGTAGAAGACATGGAAAAAGGCGCACTGCCTACCAGCTGGACTGTGAACAGCACGCGGGCGGGCCGGGTGCAGGTAATCACGACCCTCAACCCGGCCTCCGGCGTTCACCATTTGCTGCTCGATTCGTACCCCGGCATTAGCAACCGCGCCCTGAATGAGGCAGTATGGTATTTCAACGGCGTAACGGCCAGCAATGCGCTGCTGACTTTTAGAGAGCGTAAGCTGGCTGCCGAAACCGATGAGCTAATGCCGACGCAGTTTACCGGCTCCAGCAGTTCCGACGGCGTGGCGCTGAGCGTAGATGGCGGCACTACCTGGTACCGGGTATTTGACCTCACCGGCACCAACGCAACTACCACTTACCAGACCAAATCGGTAAACCTGACGCAGCTGGCCACTACGCTGGGCGTTACGCTGGGCAATGATGTGCGCCTGAAGTTTCAGCAGTACGGAGCGGGCGCCGCCACGGGCAGCAACACCACTTCCCAGGCCGGGCGGGTATTTGACGACATCGCCGTTACGGGCCTGAGCCCCGCGCCGGTGGCGCTTTATCACTCCAGCCAGCCTACTATCGGCTGCCCGGGCCTGACGGTGCAGTATGCTGACTCTTCGCTGTTTAAGCCCACTACCTACGCCTGGACTTTTGCCGGTGGCACACCGGCCGCTTCCACCTTGCCCAACCCAGCAGTAGTTTACAACACGCCCGGCCACTACCCGGTGGTGCTGAGCGTAATGAACGCCAATGGCACCACAGCCCGTACCGACACGGGCTATGTGTTTATCTACGGCCGCGCCCCGCAGGCCACCGTCACGACCACCAATGCCAGCATTTGTGCCGGCGGCAGCGTTACGTTCAGCAGCACGGCCGCCTACTGCCCCGGTACCTATAGCTGGAGCTTTCCGGGCGGCACGCCGGCCACTTCGACTGCTGCCAGCCCCGGCACAGTAACCTACGCCACGGCGGGCAACTACACGGCTACGCTCACCGTGAGCAATGCGTATGGCAGCACTACCACCACTATTCTGGTGGCGGTGGGTGGCCGCCTCCTGCCGCTGGCCGAAACGTTCGACAATACGCCCAATACCCAGACGCTGCCGCCGGGCTGGTCCATCGTTAACCCCGACCACGGCGTGACCTGGACGCTGGCCGACAATATTATCGGGCGCAACAACCAGCCGACCCGCGCCCTGCGGGCGCCGTTCTGGTTCGACTCGAATGTGGGCGAGCACGATGCCGTGTACTCGCCGGCCCTGAGCCTGACTGGCGCCAGCCCTAACCTGCTCTTCGATGTGGCTTACGGCAAAGTGAGCAACCAGCAGCTCGACTCGCTGAGCGTGCAGATTGCGGATGCCTGCTCCGGGGCCATTCTGGGTAAGCCATACGCCAAAGGCGCGGCGGGGACGCTGCCTACTACGTCGCCCAAAGACCAGACTATCTTCCTGCCCGCTTCGGGGGCCGAATGGCGGCAGGAGCGCGTCGACCTGACTCCCTACGCTGGTAAGTCGGTGGTTATCCGCTTTGTGGGGCGCAACGGCTACGGCCAGTACCTCTACCTCGATAATGTACTGGTTGGCAATAACCTACTCAGCCTGACTTCGGCGGCCAGCGTCGTAGGCCTCGAAGCCTGGCCCAACCCCACGCCCCAGGGCGGTACGCTTACCGTACGCCTGCCCGCCTTTACCGGCAGCGTAGGCCTGCGCCTGGTCGATGACCTGGGCCGCGTAGTGTGGCAGGAGCAGGTGCAGCAAAGCGGAGCCGTACTCGAGCGCACCCTGCGCCCTGGCCTGGCACCGGGCCTTTACAACCTGCTGTATACTCCGGCTGGCGGCACCCCGGCCGCGCGGCGCCTCGTGTTTGAGTAG